The Coffea arabica cultivar ET-39 chromosome 1e, Coffea Arabica ET-39 HiFi, whole genome shotgun sequence genome has a window encoding:
- the LOC140019336 gene encoding chitinase 1-like yields the protein MDFSKLLISFLLLQFLFANYSTAHAAPNCPSKLFREYIGAEGQDLTFSDVPINANVEFHFILSFAIDYTNSSIPLPTNGYFNVYWDKENLSPYQVSCIKAEHPNVKVAMSLAGDTVGGGFNASFDPVSVESWVRNAIYSVTNIVKEYNLDGIDIDYEHFKADPDTFAECIGRLLYYLKRNRIVTFTSIAPFEDEDVQPHYLALWRKYGHLIDYVNFQFYAYQKGTNVSQFLQYFETQRGQT from the exons ATGGATTTTTCAAAGCTCCTCATCTCCTTTCTCCTTCTACAATTTCTCTTCGCCAATTACTCGACAGCCCATGCAGCTCCAAATTGTCCCTCGAAACTCTTCAGGGAATACATAGGAGCTGAGGGCCAGGACTTGACGTTTTCTGATGTACCCATTAATGCCAATGTCGAATTCCatttcattttatcatttgccaTTGACTACACAAATTCATCAATTCCACTTCCCACCAATGGTTACTTCAATGTCTATTGGGACAAGGAGAACCTCAGTCCTTATCAAGTATCTTGCATCAAGGCCGAACATCCTAATGTCAAGGTGGCAATGAGTCTGGCTGGAGATACTGTTGGCGGTGGTTTCAACGCCTCCTTCGATCCTGTATCCGTCGAGTCCTGGGTGAGAAATGCTATCTATTCAGTCACTAATATAGTCAAAGAGTACAACCTAGATGGCATAGACATTGATTACGAGCACTTCAAAGCAGATCCTGATACGTTTGCGGAGTGCATTGGAAGACTTTTATACTACCTTAAGCGAAACAGGATCGTAACGTTTACATCAATAGCACCGTTTGAAGATGAGGATGTCCAACCACATTACTTGGCACTCTGGAGAAAGTATGGACATCTCATAGACTATGTTAACTTTCAATTTTATGCCTATCAGAAAGGGACAAATGTATCTCAGTTTTTGCAGTATTTTGAAACTCAGAGAG GGCAAACTTGA